The genomic interval GCAACACCTGCGGCGGCTCACCAGCGGCCTGGACGATCCCCGCTCCGCCTGGAGTCCCGACGGACGCCGCATTGTGTACAGCGGCGACAAAAAGGGTGGTATTTTTATCCTCGACATCGAGAGCGGCAAGTCGCAGCGTATCAGCGAGCAAGGCATGTCAAGCGGCGTTGCCTGGGCCAGCCGGTGATCGATCGACAAAGCTTTGTTGGCTTTAAGCACAAGATAGCAGGAGGCACAGCCATGATCGACGTGGAGGCGATTATCCGAGCTTGGAAAAATGAACATTATCGGCAAGAACTGAGCGACGCCGATCGGGCGCTGATTCCGTCGAATCCTGCGGGCAGATCCGAGATCGCGGACGAGGAGCTGTCGAGCGTGTCGGACTCGCCGCCGTCGTACTATCCATCGTGCAATCCCTGCACCTACAACTGCGATTAGACGTTTCTGAACCGTCGCGCTCAGACCGCTTAATCGGATCAACCCGGAGCCGCCGTAGACGTTGCGTTCTGCGGCGGCTCCCACGCTTAAGCGCTACGGACGGGCAACCCGCGCCACGTAGACCTGCCAGCCGATCCGCAGGCTATTGGCGAGCGCCGTTTTTTGGCCGCCGGGATTGACCACGGTGACGGTGTACGCGCCGGGCCGCAGCGTGGGCGGCAAGGTCGCCTGCAACGTCTGCTCATCCAGCCAGCGTACTGCGCTCAGCGCGGTATTGTTGACGT from Herpetosiphonaceae bacterium carries:
- a CDS encoding mersacidin/lichenicidin family type 2 lantibiotic, translating into MIDVEAIIRAWKNEHYRQELSDADRALIPSNPAGRSEIADEELSSVSDSPPSYYPSCNPCTYNCD